Below is a genomic region from Pseudomonas svalbardensis.
ATCGAATGTTCGCGGGTGGGGGATGATCTGCTGTTTCGCTTGCCGGCCAACAAGGACAACATTGGTAACCCCTTATTGCCGGCGATTCATGGTGGCGTGATCGCCGGGTTCATGGAGTTGTCCGCAGCGCTGCACCTGCTGATTTTCACCGGTTCGCCGGGTGTGCCGAAGATCATCGATTTCTCCCTCGACTATCTGCGCGCCGGGCAGTTTCGCGACACCTGGGCCAGATGCCAGGTTTGCCGGCAGGGTCGCCGGGTCGCCAACGTTGCGATTACGGCCTGGCAAAGCACTGAAGCCGAACCGATTGCCACAGCCCGCGCCCATTTCAAAATTGAATAGCCCTTGAAATCCTGAACTCAGCCCCCAACTTTGATGACAACCCGCCGCCGACCCTTCAGGTCGCGGCCACTGCCATCTGATTGGAGTTTGATGACCATGAGTGTGGAAACTCAAAAGGAAACCCTGGGCTTCCAGACCGAGGTGAAGCAGCTGCTGCACCTCATGATCCATTCGCTGTATTCCAACAAGGAAATTTTCCTTCGCGAATTGATCTCGAACGCCTCTGACGCTGTCGACAAGTTACGTTTCGAAGCCCTGTCCAAGCCTGAGTTGCTGGAAGGTGGCGCCGAACTGAAAATCCGTGTGAGCTTCGACAAGGACGCTAAAACCGTCACCCTCGAAGACAACGGTATCGGCATGAGCCGTGAAGATGCGATCACCCACCTGGGTACCATCGCCAAATCCGGCACTGCCGATTTCATGAAACATCTCTCCGGCGATCAGAAAAAAGACTCGCACCTGATCGGTCAATTCGGTGTGGGTTTCTACTCTGCATTCATCGTCGCCGATAAAGTCGACGTGTTCAGCCGTCGTGCCGGTGCTGCTGCCACCGAAGGCGTGCACTGGTCGTCCAAGGGTGAAGGCGATTTTGAAGTTGCCACCGTTGATAAAGCCGAGCGCGGCACTCGCATCGTCCTGCACCTGAAGTCCGGTGAAGACGAATTCGCCGATGGCTGGCGTCTGCGCAACATCATCAAGAAGTACTCCGACCACATCGCTCTGCCGATCGAGTTGCCGAAAGAAGTGGCAGCCGTTGAAGGCGAAGAGCAACCGGCCGTTGAATGGGAAACCGTCAACCGCGCCAGCGCCCTGTGGACTCGCCCTCGCACTGAAGTGAAAGACGAGGAATACCAGGAGTTCTACAAACACGTCGCTCATGACTTCGAAAACCCGCTGAGCTGGAGCCACAACAAGGTCGAAGGCAAGCTTGAATACAGCTCGCTGCTCTACGTGCCGGCCCGTGCTCCATTCGATCTGTACCAGCGTGAAGCGCCGAAAGGCCTGAAACTGTACGTGCAGCGCGTGTTCGTGATGGATCAGGCAGAGTCGTTCCTGCCGCTGTACTTGCGCTTCATCAAGGGCGTGGTCGATTCCAACGACCTGTCGCTGAATGTGTCGCGGGAAATCCTGCAGAAAGACCCAATCATTGATTCCATGAAGTCGGCGCTGACCAAGCGCGTTCTCGACATGCTGGAAAAGCTGGCGAAGAACGAGCCTGAGCAATACAAAAGCTTCTGGAAAAACTTTGGCCAGGTCATGAAAGAAGGCCCGGCAGAAGACTTCGCCAACAAAGAGAAAATCGCTGGCCTGCTGCGTTTCGCATCGACCAGCGGTGATGAAGGCGAGCAAGTGGTGGGTCTGGCCGAATACCTGGCTCGCGCCAAGGAAGGTCAGGACAAGATCTACTACCTGACCGGCGAAACCTACGCGCAAGTCAAAAACAGCCCGCATCTGGAAGTTTTCCGCAAGAAAGGCATCGAAGTGCTGCTGCTGACCGACCGCATCGACGAGTGGCTGATGAGCTATCTCAGCGACTTCGACGGCAAGAGCTTTGTCGACGTGGCGCGCGGTGACCTGGACCTGGGCAACCTGGATTCGGAAGAAGACAAGAAAGCTGCGGAAGAAGTCGCCAAGTCCAAAGAAGGTTTGGTTGAGCGTCTGAAAACTGCACTGGGCGACTCCGTTGCTGAAGTGCGGGTTTCCCATCGTCTGACCGATTCCCCGGCGATTCTGGCCATCGGCGAGCAGGACTTGGGCATGCAGATGCGTCAGATCCTGGAAGCCAGCGGTCAGAAGGTTCCTGAATCGAAGCCGATCTTCGAATTCAACCCGGCTCACCCGCTGATCGAGAAGCTCGACAACGAGCAGAGCGACGAACGCTTCGGCGACCTGTCGCACATTCTCTTCGATCAGGCGGCGCTGGCCGCCGGCGACAGCTTGAAAGACCCGGCCGCGTATGTGCGCCGTCTCAACAAGCTGCTGGTTGAACTGTCGGTTTAACTGCGTTGTACAAAAACCCGCTTCGGCGGGTTTTTTTATTCTGGTGTCTTTTACTGGGAGTTAGTCATGAGCCAGATCACTGTTCGTTCCGTCGCTTATCAGATTGATGGCCAGTCGTATGAAAGCCGTCTGGCGTTCGATGCCGACCACAAAGGCCCGCGTCCCGGCCTGTTGATGGCGCCGAATTGGATGGGCGTCAGCGCCGGTGCCGAGGAAATTGCCAAGTCTGTGGCGTCCAAGGGTTATGTGGTGCTGATCGCGGACCTCTACGGCCAGTCGGTCCGTCCGCAGAACGGCGACGAGGCGGGTGCAGCCATGATGCCGCTCAAGCATGATCGGACGTTGTTGCGCAAACGCATGCAAGCAGCGTTCGATCAGTTGCAAATCCAGGACGAAGCGGAGGTCGATAGCTCGAAACTGGCGACCTTTGGTTTCTGCTTCGGCGGTTGCTGCGCGCTGGATCTGGCTCGCACCGGCGCGCCGGTGAAAGCAGCGGTGTCTTTCCACGGAACTCTGGATTCGCCGAATCCGGCGGATGCCAGGAACATCAAGGGTTCGGTGCTGGTGCTGCACGGTGCATCCGATCCATTGGTGCCGAAAGAGCAGTTGCCGGCGTTTGAAGATGAAATGAGCGCGGCGGGCGTGGATTGGCAACTGCTGAGCTACGGCGGCGCGGTGCACTCCTTCACCGATCCGCATGCCAATGTGCCGGGCATGATGATGTATGACGCGAAGACGGCGGGGCGTGCGTTTGCGTCGATGCACAACTTGCTGGATGAAGTGTTTAAAGGCTGATAGCGGCTCTCGGTCCTGACACTGATCGTTACAGGGGGGTGGGCTCGCTTCGTCCCTTTGGCAACTCAATCCTGTCACTTTCCCCCGGCACCGTCGGCCAATCCCCGGCCGCCCAACGTCGCCGCGCTTCATCGATCAACGCCGGATCGCTCGCCACAAAATTCCAGTTGATCCGCCGCGGCCCATCCAGCGGCGCTCCACCAAACAGCACGGCATGACAGTCGCTTTCAGCGAACAGCGTCATCTCTTCCCCAACCGGCAGCACCACCAGCGAATGCGGTTCTATCAGCTCGCCATCCAGTTGCACCTCGCCGTCCAGCACATACAACGCCCGCTCTTCATGCTCGGTTGGAATCAGCAAGGTGGTCGCCGTTTGCAGGTTCAATTCGGCATACAAGGTAGGAGAAAGCACCGGGACCGGTGATTCCAGGCAAAAGCCTGACCCGGCAATCATCCGGATCTTCACCCCCAGGTTATCGCTGACCGGCAGCGTGGCCG
It encodes:
- a CDS encoding PaaI family thioesterase, with product MTDSFKEQLQQAHEQGDYASLLHLIPYAKLIGIECSRVGDDLLFRLPANKDNIGNPLLPAIHGGVIAGFMELSAALHLLIFTGSPGVPKIIDFSLDYLRAGQFRDTWARCQVCRQGRRVANVAITAWQSTEAEPIATARAHFKIE
- the htpG gene encoding molecular chaperone HtpG, with translation MSVETQKETLGFQTEVKQLLHLMIHSLYSNKEIFLRELISNASDAVDKLRFEALSKPELLEGGAELKIRVSFDKDAKTVTLEDNGIGMSREDAITHLGTIAKSGTADFMKHLSGDQKKDSHLIGQFGVGFYSAFIVADKVDVFSRRAGAAATEGVHWSSKGEGDFEVATVDKAERGTRIVLHLKSGEDEFADGWRLRNIIKKYSDHIALPIELPKEVAAVEGEEQPAVEWETVNRASALWTRPRTEVKDEEYQEFYKHVAHDFENPLSWSHNKVEGKLEYSSLLYVPARAPFDLYQREAPKGLKLYVQRVFVMDQAESFLPLYLRFIKGVVDSNDLSLNVSREILQKDPIIDSMKSALTKRVLDMLEKLAKNEPEQYKSFWKNFGQVMKEGPAEDFANKEKIAGLLRFASTSGDEGEQVVGLAEYLARAKEGQDKIYYLTGETYAQVKNSPHLEVFRKKGIEVLLLTDRIDEWLMSYLSDFDGKSFVDVARGDLDLGNLDSEEDKKAAEEVAKSKEGLVERLKTALGDSVAEVRVSHRLTDSPAILAIGEQDLGMQMRQILEASGQKVPESKPIFEFNPAHPLIEKLDNEQSDERFGDLSHILFDQAALAAGDSLKDPAAYVRRLNKLLVELSV
- a CDS encoding dienelactone hydrolase family protein; translation: MSQITVRSVAYQIDGQSYESRLAFDADHKGPRPGLLMAPNWMGVSAGAEEIAKSVASKGYVVLIADLYGQSVRPQNGDEAGAAMMPLKHDRTLLRKRMQAAFDQLQIQDEAEVDSSKLATFGFCFGGCCALDLARTGAPVKAAVSFHGTLDSPNPADARNIKGSVLVLHGASDPLVPKEQLPAFEDEMSAAGVDWQLLSYGGAVHSFTDPHANVPGMMMYDAKTAGRAFASMHNLLDEVFKG
- a CDS encoding pirin family protein encodes the protein MNTPLVIRPRAEDVEGQPILRPLPSAKCRSVGPFVFFDHMLETRYEAGKGMNIRQHPHIGLSTLTYLFEGKIQHKDSLGSDQVVEAGDVSWMTAGSAIAHVERTPEALKDSGFTMHGLQIWLASPKDKEHGPGHYSHHPAATLPVSDNLGVKIRMIAGSGFCLESPVPVLSPTLYAELNLQTATTLLIPTEHEERALYVLDGEVQLDGELIEPHSLVVLPVGEEMTLFAESDCHAVLFGGAPLDGPRRINWNFVASDPALIDEARRRWAAGDWPTVPGESDRIELPKGRSEPTPL